A single genomic interval of Terriglobus albidus harbors:
- a CDS encoding nitrite/sulfite reductase, whose protein sequence is MMSPDAVQTAPVKETKAQKSERLKLAKNPWESWADVEGFAQAGRDSVASEWSGLYFKWWGIYTQGDGIGAVGGVGGEGKTTEYFMMRIAVPAGFLTSKQARVVADLTKKYARNLADVTTRQAIQLHWLTIESLPIIVQELEKVGLSPKSACGDVVRNVTGCPLAGIDGEEIADASGLAREVAAEMNGNPEFYNLPRKFKIAVSGCPVWCCYPEINDLSLTAIKRGDELGYSLRVGGGLSKEPHMAVRLPVFLKPEQCVEAVRGVLRIYREQEALRKDRSKARIKYMFMEQGWTAETFTEELQKRVSFTLEPAVEEVLPEDVFRDHCGIRKQKQEGLSSVGMSVLRGRVSGEQLEKVADLADEFGNGELRTTIMQNLIIPNVPTEKAQGLAAELGKLELHVDGSVFWRGTVACTGTEFCKLAISETKGFSKWLVDEIEERLPQFDQQIRINVTGCPNGCGQHWIGDIGLEGKKVKVDGKMVDAFNFAVGGAVGKYQRPARPIGYRAAATEVPEAIERLLRGYLAKREQGENLRSYFARTPDEELRNQLAGTGPATIGE, encoded by the coding sequence ATGATGTCGCCTGATGCCGTGCAGACCGCTCCCGTAAAAGAGACCAAGGCCCAGAAGTCTGAGCGCCTGAAACTTGCCAAGAACCCGTGGGAGTCCTGGGCGGATGTGGAGGGGTTTGCGCAGGCTGGCCGTGACTCGGTCGCCTCTGAATGGTCCGGGCTCTACTTCAAGTGGTGGGGAATCTACACCCAGGGCGATGGGATTGGAGCCGTTGGCGGCGTAGGCGGCGAAGGCAAGACGACCGAATACTTCATGATGCGTATTGCCGTTCCCGCCGGCTTCCTGACCAGCAAGCAGGCGCGTGTCGTTGCCGACCTGACGAAGAAATATGCCCGCAACCTCGCCGACGTCACGACCCGGCAAGCTATCCAGTTGCACTGGCTGACCATCGAGTCGCTGCCCATCATCGTGCAGGAACTGGAGAAGGTCGGTCTCTCTCCTAAGAGTGCCTGCGGCGACGTCGTTCGCAACGTGACCGGCTGCCCGCTGGCCGGTATCGATGGGGAAGAGATTGCCGATGCCTCCGGCCTCGCCAGGGAAGTTGCGGCTGAGATGAACGGCAATCCGGAGTTCTACAACCTGCCGCGTAAGTTCAAGATCGCGGTGAGCGGATGCCCGGTGTGGTGCTGCTATCCGGAGATTAATGACCTCTCGCTCACGGCCATCAAGCGCGGCGACGAGCTCGGCTACAGTCTGCGCGTTGGCGGCGGTCTCTCCAAGGAGCCGCACATGGCGGTCCGCCTGCCTGTCTTTCTCAAGCCGGAGCAGTGTGTTGAGGCTGTGCGTGGCGTTCTGCGCATCTACCGGGAGCAGGAGGCGCTGCGTAAGGACCGTTCCAAGGCCCGCATCAAGTACATGTTCATGGAGCAGGGCTGGACGGCTGAGACTTTCACCGAAGAGCTGCAGAAGCGCGTCAGCTTCACGCTGGAACCCGCGGTTGAAGAAGTGCTTCCGGAAGATGTCTTCCGCGACCACTGCGGCATCCGGAAGCAGAAGCAGGAGGGCCTGAGCTCGGTCGGTATGAGCGTTCTGCGCGGCCGCGTGAGCGGTGAGCAGCTCGAGAAGGTGGCCGACCTGGCTGACGAGTTCGGCAACGGCGAACTTCGCACCACCATCATGCAGAACCTGATCATCCCCAACGTTCCGACGGAGAAGGCGCAGGGGCTGGCGGCGGAGCTGGGCAAGCTGGAGCTGCACGTCGATGGCTCGGTCTTCTGGCGTGGAACCGTAGCCTGCACCGGCACGGAGTTCTGCAAGCTGGCGATCAGCGAGACCAAGGGCTTCTCCAAGTGGCTGGTGGATGAGATTGAGGAGCGTCTGCCGCAGTTCGATCAGCAGATCCGTATCAATGTGACCGGTTGCCCGAACGGCTGCGGCCAGCACTGGATCGGCGATATCGGCTTGGAAGGCAAGAAGGTTAAGGTCGACGGCAAGATGGTCGACGCCTTCAACTTCGCCGTAGGCGGAGCGGTCGGCAAGTATCAGCGTCCGGCGCGCCCGATCGGCTATCGCGCGGCCGCAACCGAAGTACCCGAAGCTATCGAGCGTCTGCTGCGCGGCTACCTGGCCAAGCGTGAGCAGGGTGAGAACCTGCGTTCCTACTTTGCCCGCACCCCGGATGAGGAGCTTCGCAACCAGCTCGCGGGAACAGGTCCGGCGACGATTGGAGAGTAA
- a CDS encoding precorrin-2 dehydrogenase/sirohydrochlorin ferrochelatase family protein → MSSLFPMFLKLDSRRCLVVGAGRIADGKAEGLLRAGADVTVIAPEANDSVRALAAAGRVTWHQREVQAGDTAGFFLVVAGTNVAAVNRAVVDEARAANILVNAVDDPPYCDFYYGSIVERGDLQIAISTAGESPALAQRLRKEIDAQLPANTGEWLAEVGKLRREVIEMEPAANDERKWILHQLAQRETCSKDDCPSRTMAREHAAEVTRK, encoded by the coding sequence ATGAGCAGTCTCTTCCCCATGTTCCTGAAGCTCGACAGCCGTAGATGCCTCGTCGTAGGTGCCGGCCGGATTGCCGATGGAAAGGCGGAGGGATTGCTTCGTGCAGGCGCTGACGTGACGGTAATTGCGCCGGAAGCGAATGACTCGGTTCGAGCCCTGGCTGCGGCCGGGCGGGTGACCTGGCACCAGCGTGAAGTGCAGGCCGGAGACACGGCCGGTTTCTTCCTTGTGGTTGCCGGAACCAATGTTGCCGCGGTGAACCGTGCTGTCGTCGATGAAGCACGCGCCGCGAATATCCTCGTCAATGCTGTGGACGATCCGCCGTACTGCGATTTCTACTACGGCTCGATTGTTGAGCGTGGAGATCTGCAGATCGCCATCTCGACCGCGGGTGAATCTCCCGCTCTGGCACAGCGTCTGCGCAAGGAGATCGACGCTCAGCTTCCGGCGAATACAGGGGAGTGGCTGGCCGAGGTAGGCAAGCTGCGCCGTGAAGTAATCGAGATGGAGCCGGCCGCCAATGACGAGCGGAAGTGGATTCTGCACCAGCTTGCCCAGCGTGAAACCTGTAGCAAAGACGATTGCCCGTCACGTACGATGGCCCGCGAACATGCCGCTGAGGTGACGCGGAAATGA
- the cobA gene encoding uroporphyrinogen-III C-methyltransferase produces MTTARKGVVYLVGAGPGDPELLTVRAVRLLETADLVLHDDLVPSSVLALIHAGAAVESVGKRCGRARITQQAINAMLVEEARKGLSVVRLKSGDPMVFGRAAEELDALREAGIPAVVVPGVSAVFAAAASLQTPLTDRRSASRLILATGSHAEGKQAPPLWQGMLPDEATLAVYMPGRNFAATGAELLANGMDATIPVVAVSRAGQPEQSVVMGRVGTMHALEPGHAPVLLLVGRALEDVVSGKIAVDQGLRPLLAELS; encoded by the coding sequence ATGACGACGGCACGCAAAGGCGTTGTCTACCTGGTTGGTGCAGGCCCTGGCGATCCTGAGCTTCTGACGGTGCGAGCGGTACGGCTTCTTGAGACCGCGGACCTGGTGCTGCACGATGATCTTGTGCCCAGCTCGGTGCTGGCGTTGATTCACGCTGGAGCCGCGGTAGAGTCTGTCGGCAAGCGCTGCGGTCGAGCCCGCATCACGCAGCAGGCCATCAATGCCATGCTGGTCGAAGAGGCCCGAAAGGGGCTCTCGGTCGTTCGTCTCAAGTCTGGCGATCCCATGGTCTTCGGCCGCGCTGCTGAGGAGCTGGATGCGTTGCGCGAAGCGGGCATCCCCGCGGTGGTCGTCCCTGGCGTCTCAGCCGTCTTTGCTGCTGCAGCCTCGTTGCAGACACCTCTGACGGACCGCCGCTCCGCCTCACGGCTCATTCTGGCAACGGGCTCTCATGCCGAAGGCAAACAGGCTCCACCGCTCTGGCAGGGAATGCTGCCCGACGAGGCGACGCTGGCGGTCTACATGCCCGGACGCAACTTTGCTGCTACCGGAGCCGAGTTGTTGGCCAATGGCATGGACGCAACAATACCTGTCGTGGCGGTTTCTCGCGCGGGGCAGCCGGAACAGTCTGTGGTGATGGGGCGTGTCGGCACCATGCATGCTCTGGAGCCCGGTCACGCGCCTGTGCTTCTACTGGTCGGCAGAGCGCTGGAAGATGTCGTCTCAGGGAAGATAGCCGTAGATCAGGGCCTTCGCCCGCTTCTCGCGGAACTCAGTTAA
- a CDS encoding serine hydrolase produces MRKVFAAALLFAVSTLLHAQDFSSIDTLMADALKAGQLPGGIVVIGHDGKVVFHKAYGDRKVAGEIGPDGSTAAEPMTEETIFDMASLTKCIATATAMMQLYEQGKFQFDDPVAKYLPAFAANGKEKITIRQVLTHHSGLAPDVSLKDPWGLAAPDKAEGIKRAMETTPINPPGTKFVYSDINFITAGALVEKLSGESLDVYAQKHIFEPLQMTHTRYLPFDKVCGHAKKVGAALVYEDSKAMYKCAEWTWPGTLIPGIAPTAHDDELNAQVNPHFDQLIRGSVHDPTTRRMGSVAGHAGVFSTAQDVAIYAQALLDKLAGRPSSFPLKTETLKLMAQPEQPTGAKYLRGYGWDIDSPYSRPRGDLFPVGSFGHTGFTGTSLWMDPRSNTYVILLANAIHPKGRPPITPLRGKIATAAAQALNLYTPGSKTATGGEILPGIDSLEAQSFAQLKPLLAHHNNHLNIGLLTNNTGLDRNGKRTIDILTHASLPGLKLTTLFSPEHGILGAEDREGIESSKDKASGLPVISLYASVAARHPKHEDLANLDAVFVDLQDAGFRYYTYEAQVGYFLDAAAQEEQQYHHRLDIVILDRPAMPAGTTVGGPLSDTGHDAYTNYMANLPSQNGMTLGEVARYFNQNKLGPNGKPLDAPLTVVRTQNYIRGLWFDQTGLPWQNPSPNLRTMASVTTYAALGLVETSNASIGRGTDFPFEQFGAPWIKADELVAYLNTRKITQVRFEATTLKVSEDEHKYPFHGQSIPGVRIVVTDRTRLDGPALGLEILAALHHLYPQQFDLDRANRLVVNQATIDAIKTDKDPHDIVATWETGLTEFREKRAKALIYGYLP; encoded by the coding sequence ATGCGCAAAGTCTTCGCCGCCGCTCTTCTGTTCGCCGTTAGCACCCTGTTGCACGCACAGGACTTCTCTTCCATCGATACGCTGATGGCCGACGCTCTGAAGGCCGGACAACTTCCCGGCGGTATCGTTGTCATTGGGCACGATGGAAAGGTTGTCTTTCATAAAGCTTACGGAGACCGCAAGGTTGCAGGCGAGATCGGTCCGGATGGTTCCACCGCAGCCGAGCCGATGACGGAAGAGACGATCTTCGACATGGCCTCGCTGACCAAGTGCATCGCGACCGCGACGGCGATGATGCAGCTCTATGAGCAGGGCAAGTTCCAATTTGATGATCCGGTAGCAAAGTATCTTCCCGCATTCGCCGCTAACGGCAAGGAAAAGATCACGATCCGGCAGGTGCTGACACATCATTCGGGGCTGGCTCCTGATGTCTCGCTGAAGGATCCGTGGGGACTCGCGGCTCCCGATAAAGCCGAAGGCATCAAGCGCGCGATGGAGACGACTCCCATCAATCCGCCAGGAACGAAGTTCGTTTACTCGGACATCAACTTCATCACCGCCGGAGCTCTCGTCGAAAAGCTCTCGGGGGAATCGCTCGACGTCTATGCGCAAAAACATATCTTCGAACCGCTACAAATGACGCACACCCGCTACCTGCCCTTCGATAAGGTCTGCGGACATGCGAAAAAGGTCGGCGCGGCGCTGGTCTACGAGGACAGCAAGGCGATGTATAAGTGCGCGGAGTGGACGTGGCCCGGCACACTGATTCCCGGAATCGCTCCGACGGCACATGACGATGAGCTCAATGCTCAGGTGAATCCACACTTCGACCAGCTCATTCGTGGATCGGTTCACGATCCGACGACACGGCGCATGGGTTCGGTGGCTGGGCATGCCGGAGTCTTCTCCACCGCGCAGGATGTCGCGATCTACGCGCAGGCTCTGCTCGATAAACTCGCGGGACGGCCTTCGAGCTTCCCCCTCAAGACCGAGACACTGAAGCTGATGGCTCAACCGGAGCAACCGACAGGAGCCAAGTATCTGCGCGGCTATGGATGGGATATCGACTCGCCCTATTCCAGGCCGCGCGGCGACCTCTTCCCTGTCGGCAGTTTCGGACACACCGGCTTCACCGGCACCAGCCTGTGGATGGATCCGCGCAGCAACACCTATGTGATTCTGCTGGCCAACGCGATTCATCCCAAAGGACGTCCGCCGATCACGCCGCTGCGCGGAAAGATCGCAACCGCGGCAGCACAGGCGCTCAACCTCTACACGCCCGGATCGAAGACGGCGACCGGAGGAGAGATCTTGCCCGGCATCGACTCCCTGGAGGCGCAGAGCTTCGCCCAGCTCAAGCCGCTACTCGCGCACCATAACAACCACCTGAACATCGGCCTGTTGACCAACAACACCGGCCTCGATCGCAATGGGAAGCGCACCATCGATATCCTTACCCACGCCAGCCTTCCTGGGCTGAAGCTCACGACGCTCTTCTCGCCGGAGCACGGCATTCTGGGAGCCGAGGACCGCGAAGGGATCGAGTCCAGCAAGGACAAGGCATCGGGCCTGCCAGTTATCTCGCTCTATGCGTCTGTAGCAGCGCGTCATCCGAAGCACGAGGATCTCGCCAACCTCGATGCCGTCTTTGTCGACCTGCAGGATGCAGGCTTCCGCTACTACACGTACGAGGCCCAGGTCGGCTACTTCCTCGACGCAGCCGCCCAGGAAGAGCAGCAGTACCACCATCGTCTTGACATCGTGATTCTCGATCGTCCGGCGATGCCGGCGGGCACAACCGTCGGCGGACCGCTCTCCGATACCGGCCACGATGCCTACACCAACTACATGGCGAATCTGCCGTCACAGAACGGCATGACATTGGGCGAAGTGGCCCGTTACTTCAACCAGAACAAACTCGGACCGAACGGCAAGCCGCTGGACGCACCGTTGACCGTTGTCCGCACGCAGAACTACATCCGTGGCTTGTGGTTCGATCAGACGGGACTACCGTGGCAGAATCCTAGCCCAAACCTGCGCACGATGGCCTCCGTGACCACCTACGCGGCGCTAGGCCTGGTGGAGACTTCCAATGCCTCCATCGGCCGCGGCACCGACTTCCCCTTTGAGCAGTTCGGGGCCCCGTGGATCAAAGCGGATGAACTGGTGGCTTACCTGAACACCCGCAAGATCACGCAGGTGCGCTTCGAGGCCACCACGCTGAAGGTCAGCGAAGATGAGCACAAGTATCCCTTTCACGGACAGTCGATCCCAGGCGTGCGCATTGTGGTGACGGATCGTACGCGGCTGGATGGACCTGCCTTGGGTCTTGAGATCCTGGCAGCACTGCATCACCTCTATCCGCAACAGTTCGACCTCGATCGAGCGAACCGGCTGGTAGTGAATCAGGCAACCATCGATGCCATCAAGACGGACAAGGATCCGCACGATATTGTGGCGACATGGGAGACAGGGTTAACTGAGTTCCGCGAGAAGCGGGCGAAGGCCCTGATCTACGGCTATCTTCCCTGA
- a CDS encoding TIGR03435 family protein: MIRRFLITALAASTATLAATAVLSAQQTSTPRPKFDGFEVATVKPIEHNPQGGRYFRMESNNRFVARDYTLKLLIAAAYDLNPRTISGGPDWLDSEHYNIDALTPGDIKPVRTEQMAMLRSLLTERFHLAFHREQKDFSIYELTVAPHGAKLKPSTMKADDPPALIATVYPPSKIVLPARNATVGELAAMMQRAMLDRPVVDKTGLTGRYDFDLEWAPDETQFGGEVPRASNDAPSPPLFIALQEQLGLRIVATHGPVSALVVDKAEKPTDN; the protein is encoded by the coding sequence ATGATCCGGCGATTTCTGATCACAGCTCTGGCAGCCTCCACCGCGACTCTTGCCGCAACCGCGGTTCTTTCCGCGCAGCAGACATCTACACCTCGGCCGAAGTTCGATGGGTTCGAGGTCGCAACCGTCAAACCCATCGAACACAACCCGCAGGGCGGCCGCTACTTCCGCATGGAGAGCAATAACCGCTTCGTCGCCCGCGATTACACGCTCAAGCTGCTCATCGCGGCGGCCTATGATCTAAATCCGCGAACCATCTCCGGTGGACCAGACTGGCTCGATTCGGAGCACTACAACATCGACGCCCTGACACCGGGAGATATCAAGCCAGTCCGCACGGAACAGATGGCTATGCTGCGCAGCCTGCTCACCGAACGGTTCCATCTTGCGTTTCACCGGGAGCAGAAGGATTTCTCCATCTATGAGCTCACCGTTGCGCCCCATGGAGCCAAGCTGAAACCGAGCACGATGAAAGCGGATGATCCGCCTGCGCTGATTGCCACGGTCTATCCCCCATCGAAGATCGTGCTACCGGCACGCAACGCTACGGTTGGCGAACTAGCCGCCATGATGCAGCGTGCGATGCTCGACCGGCCTGTGGTGGATAAGACCGGCCTGACCGGACGTTATGACTTCGACCTGGAGTGGGCTCCAGACGAGACGCAGTTCGGAGGCGAGGTGCCTCGCGCGTCGAACGATGCCCCCAGCCCACCGCTCTTCATCGCATTGCAGGAACAGCTCGGCCTCAGGATTGTCGCAACGCACGGCCCGGTCTCCGCGCTTGTCGTCGACAAAGCCGAAAAGCCAACCGACAACTAA
- a CDS encoding sodium:solute symporter, giving the protein MTRLHPLDLAIVAAYLVGITLFGLRFRSQDKSLSSYFLGGKTIPWWAIALSIVSAETSTLTIISVPGIAFTSNFGFLQLVLGYMIGRLVICVLFLPRYFHGELFTAYQLIRRRFGPTLHTVTAGLFLITRAAAEGVRVFAISIVVGLAIGTNDILSIAIISALTLLYTFEGGMTAVIWTDVVQMTLYIAGTFVALITLGRHVPGGWTHIHDVASAAGKLHWLDFSFSLVKTYTFWAGILGGTFLTMASHGTDQLMVQRLLAAKNLKESRLALLASGGVVFLQFLLFLIIGAGLWVFYGQPTSGTPGFSSADRIFPAFIVREMPTGIAGLLIAAILAAAMSNLSAALNSLSSTTVVDFYMRIRPQATESERTNLSRLATGVWAVILFAIAVYSVFAGGKGHVVETGLSIASVAYGSLLGVFLLGTLTKFATQTGAIAGMVAGFTVNLVLWLSSIHLIPAIPGLPPIAYTWYVLLGSAVTVAVGAGISLVQSKDPA; this is encoded by the coding sequence ATGACTCGCCTGCACCCGCTCGATCTAGCCATTGTGGCCGCCTATCTTGTTGGCATCACTCTCTTCGGTCTGCGCTTCCGGTCGCAGGACAAATCGCTGAGCTCCTACTTTCTGGGCGGCAAGACGATTCCGTGGTGGGCCATTGCCCTCTCGATCGTCTCGGCAGAGACCAGCACACTGACCATCATCTCGGTCCCCGGCATCGCGTTCACCTCGAACTTCGGTTTTCTGCAGCTTGTGCTGGGATACATGATCGGACGCCTGGTGATCTGCGTCCTGTTTCTTCCCCGCTACTTTCACGGCGAGTTGTTTACGGCCTATCAGCTTATCCGCCGCCGCTTCGGACCTACCCTGCATACCGTGACCGCGGGTCTGTTCCTGATCACGAGAGCCGCTGCTGAAGGTGTGCGCGTCTTCGCCATCTCCATCGTTGTGGGACTGGCGATTGGCACCAATGACATCCTGTCGATCGCCATCATCTCCGCGTTGACGCTGCTGTATACCTTCGAAGGCGGCATGACCGCGGTGATCTGGACCGACGTCGTACAGATGACGCTCTATATCGCCGGCACCTTCGTCGCCCTGATTACGCTTGGCCGCCATGTCCCCGGCGGCTGGACACATATCCATGATGTAGCGTCGGCCGCAGGCAAACTGCACTGGCTCGACTTCAGCTTCTCGCTGGTAAAGACCTACACCTTCTGGGCCGGTATTCTGGGCGGGACCTTCCTCACCATGGCATCGCATGGCACCGATCAGTTGATGGTGCAGCGCCTGCTGGCCGCCAAGAATCTCAAGGAGTCCCGCCTTGCCCTGCTGGCGTCCGGCGGCGTTGTCTTTCTGCAGTTCCTCCTGTTCCTGATCATCGGCGCAGGCCTCTGGGTCTTCTACGGGCAGCCGACGAGCGGAACACCGGGCTTCAGTAGCGCCGACCGTATCTTCCCGGCCTTCATCGTGCGCGAGATGCCGACGGGCATCGCTGGCCTGCTGATCGCCGCCATTCTTGCGGCAGCGATGTCGAATCTGAGCGCGGCGTTGAACTCGCTCTCATCGACTACGGTCGTCGATTTCTATATGCGGATCCGCCCACAGGCAACGGAGAGCGAGCGTACCAACCTGTCCCGTCTCGCCACCGGGGTGTGGGCGGTGATCCTCTTTGCGATTGCCGTCTACTCTGTCTTTGCCGGCGGCAAAGGTCATGTGGTCGAGACCGGGCTCTCCATCGCCTCGGTTGCATACGGTTCCCTACTTGGGGTTTTCCTGCTGGGAACCCTGACAAAGTTCGCAACCCAGACGGGAGCGATTGCAGGCATGGTTGCGGGCTTTACCGTCAACCTGGTGCTCTGGCTAAGCAGCATCCACCTGATCCCAGCTATTCCGGGTTTGCCGCCGATTGCCTACACTTGGTACGTGCTGCTCGGCTCGGCAGTAACGGTCGCCGTCGGAGCGGGCATCAGCCTCGTTCAATCCAAAGATCCTGCGTGA
- a CDS encoding BadF/BadG/BcrA/BcrD ATPase family protein: protein MAFYLGMDAGGSRTRVAVSEDGRELARAEGESVKTLRIAEGDAGALLVAEDRLGALLEELGSKAGVDLRYVERSSVGLSGASVPAVREFVDRVLRRRVGGTVEIVGDQVIALDGAFPGGDGILVIAGTGSNIGGRFGDALFGAGGWGPMLGDEGSGHWIGLEALRSATKARDRGENPLVLREVMRVWNAESIGDLIAVAHRPGTSFSGLSQVVVACADRGDAVAIDVLRRAGEELAAQVVVVCGKMRSAGFAAPACGVAYTGSVLGKIDRVRESFNAAVLRQIRGARFVEGEVDAVVGALWRAAHPR from the coding sequence ATGGCGTTTTATCTGGGAATGGATGCCGGGGGGTCCCGCACCCGCGTGGCTGTCAGTGAAGATGGTCGGGAGCTGGCCCGCGCCGAAGGTGAGAGCGTCAAGACGCTGCGCATCGCCGAGGGCGATGCCGGAGCGCTTCTTGTCGCGGAAGATCGTCTTGGAGCGCTGCTAGAGGAGCTTGGTTCGAAGGCCGGCGTGGATCTGCGATATGTCGAGCGGAGCAGCGTCGGACTTAGCGGTGCCAGCGTTCCTGCGGTACGGGAGTTTGTGGATCGCGTGCTTCGCCGCCGTGTGGGCGGAACAGTCGAGATTGTAGGTGATCAAGTGATCGCGCTCGATGGGGCATTTCCCGGTGGCGATGGGATCCTGGTGATCGCGGGTACAGGATCAAACATCGGCGGACGTTTTGGAGATGCGCTCTTTGGTGCTGGCGGCTGGGGGCCGATGCTTGGAGACGAAGGCTCCGGCCACTGGATCGGCCTGGAAGCCCTGCGGTCAGCCACCAAAGCACGAGATCGAGGAGAAAATCCGCTGGTGCTTCGAGAGGTGATGCGGGTCTGGAATGCAGAGAGCATCGGCGATCTGATCGCGGTGGCGCATCGTCCAGGGACTTCTTTCTCCGGGTTATCGCAGGTAGTCGTTGCATGCGCGGATCGCGGAGATGCCGTTGCCATCGATGTCCTGCGACGCGCCGGTGAAGAGCTGGCCGCGCAGGTGGTGGTGGTGTGCGGGAAGATGCGATCCGCCGGTTTTGCTGCTCCAGCGTGCGGCGTTGCGTATACGGGCAGTGTCCTCGGAAAGATCGATCGTGTCAGGGAAAGCTTCAACGCTGCCGTTCTACGGCAGATTCGGGGAGCACGGTTCGTTGAGGGAGAGGTAGACGCGGTTGTCGGAGCGTTGTGGAGAGCCGCTCACCCGCGCTAG
- the nagA gene encoding N-acetylglucosamine-6-phosphate deacetylase, whose product MSTILTAARALTSQGIVENPILTLEDGRIAHISTRESSETPAGAKHFPNATITPALFDVHLHGAANHDVMEANPTALSAVASFLATRGVGQFLPTTVTAPIDATLQALSGLADIIEGPAQPGQARPVGVHLEGPFVSHSKRGVHAAALIQPPSVDLFDRFYEASRGHIRLLTIAPEEPGALDVIRRAAEKGVRVSVGHSNATLAETDAAIALGAVSATHTFNAMRALDHREPGVLGAVLDRDVLFAELICDGVHVAPELVRLWLKAKGPHRGILVTDGISATGMPEGTYILGDFEVTVANGRATARGVLAGSVLTLDKAIENVRAFTGTSLATAVGLASTNPATMLGLEAPVIAEGQLANLNLFTDDGKLLATCMGGAFLA is encoded by the coding sequence GTGTCTACGATTCTTACAGCCGCACGGGCCCTTACATCGCAGGGCATTGTCGAAAACCCCATCCTCACCCTTGAGGACGGCCGCATTGCACACATCTCCACTCGCGAGAGCAGTGAAACGCCGGCCGGCGCCAAGCACTTCCCCAATGCCACCATCACTCCCGCGCTCTTCGATGTCCATCTGCACGGAGCAGCGAATCACGATGTGATGGAGGCAAACCCGACTGCGTTATCGGCGGTCGCAAGCTTTCTGGCAACACGTGGTGTTGGGCAGTTTCTACCCACGACCGTGACCGCTCCGATCGATGCCACATTGCAGGCACTGAGTGGATTGGCCGATATCATCGAAGGTCCGGCGCAGCCAGGCCAAGCCCGCCCCGTCGGCGTCCACCTGGAAGGCCCCTTCGTCTCGCACAGCAAACGTGGCGTCCACGCCGCTGCCTTGATTCAGCCGCCGAGTGTGGACCTGTTTGACCGCTTCTATGAAGCTTCACGTGGACACATTCGCCTGTTGACCATCGCTCCCGAAGAGCCAGGTGCGCTGGATGTGATTCGCCGCGCGGCGGAGAAAGGCGTTCGTGTGTCGGTGGGACACTCCAATGCCACACTGGCCGAGACAGATGCAGCCATCGCCCTGGGAGCTGTTTCTGCAACCCACACCTTCAACGCCATGCGAGCGCTCGATCACCGTGAACCTGGCGTGCTGGGTGCAGTTCTCGATCGAGATGTTCTGTTTGCAGAGCTCATCTGTGACGGCGTCCATGTCGCGCCAGAGCTGGTACGCCTCTGGCTCAAGGCCAAGGGGCCGCATCGCGGCATTCTGGTCACCGATGGCATCTCTGCCACCGGCATGCCCGAAGGCACCTACATCCTTGGCGACTTCGAAGTGACCGTTGCAAATGGACGCGCTACCGCACGCGGTGTTCTGGCAGGAAGTGTTCTCACGCTCGATAAGGCGATTGAGAATGTTCGTGCCTTCACTGGTACGTCTCTGGCCACTGCAGTAGGACTGGCCAGCACGAATCCAGCGACGATGCTTGGATTGGAAGCACCGGTGATTGCGGAAGGACAGCTTGCGAATCTGAATCTGTTTACGGATGATGGGAAGCTGTTGGCAACGTGCATGGGCGGTGCATTTCTAGCGTAA